TTACTTTTGTAACATCTGCAGATACTGATAAGGAAGCTAAGTCATTATTAGGAGAATTAGGTTTACCATTCAAAAAAAATTAAGAAATGGCTAAAGAATCAATGAAAGCTCGCGAACGTAAGAGAGCGAAAACAGTTGCAAAATATGCAGAAAAGAGAAAAGCTTTAAAAGAAGCTGGAGACTATGAAGCATTGCAAAAATTACCAAAGAACGCTTCACCAGTAAGAATGCATAATAGATGTAAATTAACTGGACGTCCTAAAGGATATATGAGACAATTTGGTTTATCTCGTGTTACGTTTAGGGAAATGGCAAATCAAGGTTTAATACCAGGCGTTAAAAAGGCAAGTTGGTAGAAAACTAAAATAAAGCTTATTAATAAAAATAGAATGTGTATATTTGCGCGCTCTATTTTTTTTGAGTATAAGAATTTTAACTGATTATAGGTTCAATTATCACAGAGAAATCTGTAGCATAAATAGAGGTAATTTGAAAACCGTAATCGCAATATAAATAAATATGTATACAGATCCAATCGCGGATTTTCTTACCAGAGTAAGAAATGCAATCGCAGCAGGACACAGAGTAGTAGAAATTCCAGCTTCAAACTTGAAGAAGGAAATGACTAAAATTTTGTTTGATCAAGGGTATATTTTAAGCTACCAGTTCAATGACGATAAAGTTCAGGGAACAATTAAGATAGCTTTAAAGTACGAAAGAGACACAAAAGAGTCAGTAATTAGAAAAATTCAACGTATCAGTACACCTGGTTTACGTAAATACGTTGGTTCGACTGAGATGCCAAGAGTATTGAACGGACTTGGAATTGCTATTGTTTCAACATCTAAAGGTGTTATGACAAACAAAAAAGCACGTCAAGAGAATGTTGGAGGAGAAGTTTTATGTTACGTTTATTAATCTAAGGAAATGAGTAGAATAGGAAAAAATCCCGTTAGCATTTCACAAGGTGTAGATGTAAACATAAAAGACAATGTTGTAATCGTAAAAGGAAAGTTAGGTGAATTATCACAAACTATTTCTGAAGGTATTACAATTAAAATTGAAGATGGAACTATCACCTTAGATAGAACTTCTGAAAGTAAAAACCATAAAGCACAACATGGTTTAATGAGAGCTTTGATCGCTAATATGATTGAAGGTGTAAGTAAAGGTTGGACTAAAGATTTAGAATTGGTTGGTGTAGGTTATAGAGCCTCTAATCAAGGACAGAAATTAGATTTAGCTTTAGGTTTCTCTCATAATATTGTTTTAGAAATTGCTCCAGAAGTAAAAGTTGAAACAATATCTGAGAAAGGGAAAAACCCAATCATTAAATTATCTTCATTTGACAAACAATTAGTTGGTCAGATTGCTGCAAAGATTCGTTCTTTCAGAGCTCCAGAGCCTTATAAAGGAAAAGGAGTTAAGTTTGTTGGTGAAATATTAAGAAGAAAAGCAGGTAAATCTGCATAATATATAATATTATTATGGCATTATCAAAGCTACAAAGAAGAGTTAGAATTAAGCGTAGAATTAGAAAAATAGTTTCAGGTACAGCTACTAAACCAAGATTATCGGTTTTTAGAAGTAATAAAGAAATATACGCTCAATTAGTAGACGATGTAAACGGAGTAACATTAGCTTCAGTTTCATCTAGAAATAAAGAAATTAAGGCAGGTACTAAAGTAGAAGTAGCAGCAGCAGTAGGTAAAACTATCGCAGAAAAAGCTACTAAATCAGGAGTAGAAACAATTGCTTTCGATAGAAACGGATATTTATATCACGGTAGAGTTAAAGTATTAGCTGACGCTGCAAGAGAAGCTGGTTTAAAATTTTAAGAAATTATGCAAGGATATAAAAACGTAGAAAGAGTTAAGCCTAGTGGGTTAGAACTTGTTGATAGATTAGTAGGTGTACAACGTGTTACTAAAGTAACTAAAGGTGGTAGAGCATTTGGTTTCTCTGCAATCGTAGTTGTTGGAGATGGTAACGGTGTTGTTGGACATGGATTAGGTAAATCTAAAGATGTTGCATCTGCAATTGCAAAAGCAATTGAAGACGCAAAGAAAAATTTAGTTAGAATTCCTATTTTAGATGCAACTTTACCACATGAACAAAAAGGTAAATTTGGTGGTGCAAAGGTGTTTTTAAAACCTGCATCTCATGGTACAGGGGTTATTGCCGGTGGTGCTGTAAGACACGTCTTAGAGTCTGTTGGTATACATGATGTATTATCAAAATCTCAAGGATCATCAAACCCTCATAACGTAGTTAAAGCAACTTTTGATGCTTTATTACAGTTACGTAGTGCAGCAGTAATAGCTAAACAAAGAGGAATTTCTTTAGAGAAAGTATTTAACGGATAAATCTAAGAACGATGGCAAGAATAAAAGTTACACAAGTAAAAAGTCAAATCGGGCGTCTTCAAAGTCAAAAAAGAACTTTAGAAGCATTAGGTTTACGTAAAATGCACCAAACTGTAGAGCATGAGGCAACTCCTTCTATAGTAGGTATGGTAAATACAGTTAAACACTTAGTTTCTTTCGAAGAAATTAAATAAGATATTTATAAAAAATGAGTTTACACAATTTAACACCAGCAGAAGGTTCCATTAAAAAAGGAAAAAGAATTGCAAGGGGTGAAGGATCTGGAAAAGGTGGTACTTCTACAAGAGGTCACAATGGTCAGAAATCTCGTTCAGGTTATTCTAAAAAGGTAGGTTTTGAAGGAGGGCAAATGCCACTTCAAAGACGTGTGCCAAAATTTGGTTTCACAAACATCAACCGTATTGAACACCAAGGTATCAATTTAGATAAATTACAGTCTTTAGTTGATAGTGGTAAGATAACAGATACAGTTAATTTAGAGGTTTTAATTGCTAATAGATTAGCAGGTAAAAACGACTTAGTAAAAATACTAGGTGGTGGAGAGTTAAAAGCTAAATTAAACATAACTGTACATAAATTTACAGCAACAGCAAAAGCAGCTATTGAAGCTGCTGGAGGAGAAGCTGTTACTTTATAACATCCCGTAAATGATGAATTTTATTAATAGATTAAAAGAAATTTTTAGCATTGAAGAATTAAAGAATAAAATTCTTCTAACTATCGGTTTAATTGCTGTATATCGTTTTATGGCTGCTGTTCCATTACCTGGAATAGACCCATTACAATTGTCAGCTTTAAAAAGTAGCGCTGAAGGTGGTCTTTTAGGATTATTGAATGCATTTACAGGAGGAGCATTTGCTAGAGCGTCAGTAATGGCACTTGGTATTATGCCATATATTTCTGCTTCTATTGTAGTTCAGTTAATGGGAATTGCGGTTCCTTATTTACAGAAACTACAAAAA
The window above is part of the Polaribacter sp. SA4-12 genome. Proteins encoded here:
- the rpsN gene encoding 30S ribosomal protein S14 — protein: MAKESMKARERKRAKTVAKYAEKRKALKEAGDYEALQKLPKNASPVRMHNRCKLTGRPKGYMRQFGLSRVTFREMANQGLIPGVKKASW
- the rpsH gene encoding 30S ribosomal protein S8 codes for the protein MYTDPIADFLTRVRNAIAAGHRVVEIPASNLKKEMTKILFDQGYILSYQFNDDKVQGTIKIALKYERDTKESVIRKIQRISTPGLRKYVGSTEMPRVLNGLGIAIVSTSKGVMTNKKARQENVGGEVLCYVY
- the rplF gene encoding 50S ribosomal protein L6, which encodes MSRIGKNPVSISQGVDVNIKDNVVIVKGKLGELSQTISEGITIKIEDGTITLDRTSESKNHKAQHGLMRALIANMIEGVSKGWTKDLELVGVGYRASNQGQKLDLALGFSHNIVLEIAPEVKVETISEKGKNPIIKLSSFDKQLVGQIAAKIRSFRAPEPYKGKGVKFVGEILRRKAGKSA
- the rplR gene encoding 50S ribosomal protein L18, translating into MALSKLQRRVRIKRRIRKIVSGTATKPRLSVFRSNKEIYAQLVDDVNGVTLASVSSRNKEIKAGTKVEVAAAVGKTIAEKATKSGVETIAFDRNGYLYHGRVKVLADAAREAGLKF
- the rpsE gene encoding 30S ribosomal protein S5; amino-acid sequence: MMQGYKNVERVKPSGLELVDRLVGVQRVTKVTKGGRAFGFSAIVVVGDGNGVVGHGLGKSKDVASAIAKAIEDAKKNLVRIPILDATLPHEQKGKFGGAKVFLKPASHGTGVIAGGAVRHVLESVGIHDVLSKSQGSSNPHNVVKATFDALLQLRSAAVIAKQRGISLEKVFNG
- the rpmD gene encoding 50S ribosomal protein L30, which translates into the protein MARIKVTQVKSQIGRLQSQKRTLEALGLRKMHQTVEHEATPSIVGMVNTVKHLVSFEEIK
- the rplO gene encoding 50S ribosomal protein L15, producing MSLHNLTPAEGSIKKGKRIARGEGSGKGGTSTRGHNGQKSRSGYSKKVGFEGGQMPLQRRVPKFGFTNINRIEHQGINLDKLQSLVDSGKITDTVNLEVLIANRLAGKNDLVKILGGGELKAKLNITVHKFTATAKAAIEAAGGEAVTL